DNA sequence from the Oncorhynchus clarkii lewisi isolate Uvic-CL-2024 chromosome 24, UVic_Ocla_1.0, whole genome shotgun sequence genome:
AACGACACAGAGGACGCGGCTGCCCCGGCTGGCACGTCTGACAGTCAGCAGGGAGAAGCTGACGCTGCCCAGGGCGAGAGCAACGACAAAGGAGAGGCTCAGGTGGCCAATGAGCACACAGTCGCCGATGGAGAGGCAAAGGAGCCTGCAACGAGCACACCGTCTGGTCCTGAGCCAGAGAAGGCCAACTCAGCTGAGCCCGCAGCACCGGCAGAGCCTGCGGCAGAAGTGAAAACCAACTGTGAGAATGGTTGCTCGAACGGCACGCCCGAAGAAGAAGCCACACACAATCAAGAAACGACCCTGAAAAAGGACGGACCAACAGACGAGGCCAAACAAGAAAACACCAACTTGTCGATGGACACCAAGATCCTGAACCTCGGCACAGGAAATGCAGTAGCCCAAAGCGGTGAGTTTGCAGCAGAAATAGACTGTGGTGATGATCTCCAGCAAAATGGAGCTAACATGATGACAGAGGGCAAATTAGAACTAGGGACTAGCTTTGAGTTAGAGGCCGGGGGGGAGGGACCTTCTCAAAATGGAGGGTCCCATTCTGAGTCAGGGGAGACCAATGCTGAGCCACATGACCAAGAGGAAGCGCGGAAGAGGATGCTCTATGAGGCGGCTGCATCCATCATACAGACAGTTATGTCAGCGGCCACTGAACAGTTAGAGAATGAGAAGAACTTCCTGGACAATGGTCTAACGTGTTCTCATTCTGCCAATAATGGGAATTACCCCAGATTTCGTCATTGAGCTTTTACTCATTGAGCAGGGTTCCCCCCCAGTTATGGTGCTGGGTGAAGCTTTAAGTGGAAGCATAGTGTAGTTTTGTGATACTGAAATTCATTCAACTACTTTCATGCAACACGCTGAAATCCCTTTAAGGACACTCAACGCTGCAGTAGGTAACATGAAGCATGTAAATAGTCAGCAAAAGAACCACTGAACTTAAGGATTACTCATAGGTATCCATGTCACAGCACACAATAGAAAGGTCACTGTGTATAACAAGGTCTCTTCAATATTGTTGGGAAAGCGGGTCAACTGACGTCAATGTTTTGTCAATCAAAGGATtaatacgtttaaaaaaaaaagtgtcacttGGGCTGTCCAGGAACAAGATTAAGCACCTTTCTCCCTGAGGTACCAGTTTATCGATGAAAGTAGTTTTTACCTCACATGTTTGATTCACAGTTTTCAGTCAGCGACCATGTCTACAATATTGTTATTTACCCTATGGAGTAAGTAGAATATGCTGTGAATCTGTGTCCAATAGTCTTGAGTAATACTAACACTTAAAACCTAAGATTATCTGTCAGCACCTTGTCTGCTACTAATTAAACGTTTTCTTTGAATGTTatgatttaaatatatattttaatatattcAATCTTTTCTGTTATCATTCACCAGAAAAAAAGGCGGGAAACGTGTGACGACACACAAAGAGGATTAGATCTGCATGGGATTCGTTCAGCGAGGAGCTTtgatccccccccctccctccccctccccccaaaaccGGAATAATCACATGTTTACGCCACAATTCACCATGGTGAGAGCGATGCAATCCATATAGATGAAAAAAATACTCCAAAGCAATAATTCAGTCATCAATCAGTGCAGTTCTTGCTTACCATTCCATTATCAAtgtaaatgttttgcttgtcctCTACTAGTGAGATTTTATATTGTCAAAAAAAAGGAAAACGTTACATCCTTGTCAAATGTTCATCTCTATGATCTCTCATTCCAGAATAAAAAAAAGACTTAGTTTTATATCAATTGCCATTTTATTTGTAGTTTTGTCAATAGATATTTCAAAGTGCACCCGAGAGAGAACACATTTGAAATGATTGCCCCCCAATGTGGATTAATGAAGTAATGTGTTCTAATCTCTTTCTGTGTTGTTTTTAGACTGTTGTGTACATGAATAAACCAccataaaatattaaataaaaaatggtttGTTTTTTTCTAAACACATCTTCTCACTGTAACGCAGTATTGATGTTTTGTTGATCAATGATGTCACATGTTCGCTAGCAAATTGTCAAAAACTAGAACAATAAAAGATGAAAGTCGCACAACTAAAGAACCTTAATTGCGGAGGCTATTTATGCATAGAATGTTGATGTACAATAAATGGCTGCTTATATATACACTTAGGAAGGCATTATTAATCCTACATCCTTTTACCTAATAGCAGGTTTGTACATGATGTATTGGCTGGAGTACTTCAATTTCACATTGAATTGAGCGTTAAGTGATGTGCTCACTCACGAGTAAATGACTTGTTTCAGAAAGTCATGTCTGCTATAGTCTGTCACTGCCCTGGCAGTTGAGGGACATCTCTGTTACCGTTCTGTAAATGCGCTCAATAGAGAACTATCCATGAAATGACCACCATACTGTTGTCTGTAAAAAACTCAATCTCTGGGATTAAGTTattagagagatgagagacaagaGCATATTATAAAACAGACATTAATCCAAGATAATAGCTACATATTATGTGACGTTATTGGCTAGCTAAACACACGGAATGTGCATAAAATGGTAACCTGCAGTGACAGACAAATACAGGGTGGCATCATTGACATGGGATGTTACCCACAAGCCACAGCCATCCAAAGAATGTAGACCTCATTCACCTAAAAAGGTGTTTATGACATGGATCATTACATCGTCATTACATTCCTGTTCTGCCAAATGGCAAATCAATCAATCAGGACAAATAAAGGTGATATTGTTGTTTTCGTATGCGTGTTAGCGGTTCATTTATTAACAAACAAAAGCTCACAATATGACTTAAAAGGTATTTTTGGCAATATAACAACTAATACAAAGTGGCAGCTGTAAGAAAAACACCATCATTATTGGATGTGCTGACCAGATAGTTGGTTGTTATCCGTGGGAACAGACACAATAAAACAGTCCTGCAGTGACGCTGCTCTGCCCTCAGGCAAGTCCACTGTGTGTTGACTATGTCTGGAGAATTACACCCGCTTAGATAACAGTCACTCTAAAAGGCTGCTGTATGAGGAAACAGAACAGTGAGATGTCACTAAATGGCCATTTTTTTGTAGAAGAACGAAAGAAAAAAGGATGAACCGGGGACtgtagtgcagtgtgtgtgtgtaacagtgaaagagagagagacagacagacagtcagagagatcaaaataatgagtgtgtgtggggagtGTTGTAGAGGAGTGTGTATGATTGTGCTGCATATTGGAGAAAGAACATTGCGGAAATCACATTTAAATCACAGTCTGCACTTTAGCTACGTAAACAGTGAAAGGCAAGATACCATTTGTAGTAAATAATCtcgaatgaaaaaaaaaaaacatatccatgaaaatataaataaaaaggcatacaaaaaaaagagaaagaaaagtaGTCTGCTCATTACGTCATAGTTTATCCCATCGTATTTACAACCGCTGCTTACAAAGCTCATAAGGAAGGGATAACAATATCCTTCATACAGACGTAAGGTTGTCCAACGTGCTGCACTGTCTCTTGTTTGCAGTACGCATCGTCTCCCTTGCGTCTATTCCATTTTGGACATCTCAAATTTGGTTGTTATGGTCTCCTGTGGGGGAAATAACGGCATAGTTGGAATGACTTTCCAAAAAGGGACATAAGTGTTATCTTGTTATCTTCTCTAAAATATGAAATAATCATCATCGGAAAATATCCCTTCCATCGACACTCCTACTAGCTTTATTTGACGTGGGGGTGAAGAAAAAGCAAGACAGAAAAAGCTCCACCAAAACACCACCCTTTCCGCAACCTCTCATTGTTcaagccagaaagaaaacagggtGGAGGTATAAACAGGCTGATGTGAACATGACGAGCTACTGCTCTTTAATAAGCATGGAGCTGGCACCCCCTGCAGTTCACGCCAGGAATAACACATTGTCTTACCTCATCAGAGTCCAGCAGAGGTGGGAGTGCACTGGAACAGAAAGGAAAACATGTTCGATTCATTTACAACGTCTTCTCATCAGAAAATCAACTATGCTTTCTGTGCTTGTTTCACACATCGTCATAGAATGTAAACTGATTTCATAGCTTGAGTTTCAATGTTCTTACCATGTAATAACCACCATGTAATACATTTCTCGTCAAAATGATTATAATATCACTGTCAATAATGGTTAATGTTACTAACATTTCTGCAACTTCAATTTGCTTGCACTTACACATCTGACATTGAAGAGGGGATATTCTCTTCGACCCATTTCAGATCCTCatcctggggagggaggggggagaagcaTTTCCTATCACCAAGACAACTTTCTCTGAGCCATAAAATGTCATTTATATCCTATATTCTAAGCATGGGTGGTACCCTGTGGTACGGAGAAGGCCCTTACCACTTTGTTGGGCTTGGCTGTTCCATTTGCCTCGGACTTCAGACCCCTCATCTTCACCCCCTCTGGAAGTACACAAAATTAGGACAGGATCAGAATCACAGATTACTGTTGGCCGAGTCAAATTGCGTTCTATCCAAAAATGGCTGCTGGGAGAGAGAACCAAGGTACATTCATTCATCCCATAGATTATCAACACACTATGGAAGTGTCACAACTAGGCCAAAGAGCTCTAGCTAAGTATCAAGCCATAGAGTATGATACTGTATTTCCTCCTCCAATTAACCATACGCAGTATCAACTTGTGTTCCGGTGGGTGAAATACCAAAACAGCCTAATACAGCAGTTACCCTTACCAAATGTATCATTCATCAGCTGTTCCTTTTCCTCGTCGTCACTCTCATCGTCCACTAGGGGGCTGAAGGCATATCTAAAGGGGAACAGGACATGACATCACAGATCAGGGGCATGTTCAACAGGACACAATGTTGTTGGAACGTTCAGATAGCATATTTTTATGCAGAACAAACATTCTTCTCTGACATACAGAAGAAGGAATCACGTCGGCTCTATTCATGGGATTCCTATTGGCAACATTCGACAAAATGGTCCACTTGGGCTCAACTCCATCTTAATTAATTTGAGATGATTTGGACATCGGATTTCTCCATTTGATTGCAATTTCATGTCCTGAATTGAACCTAACTTTGTTACAGATGTCTCTGGTGACACACTGAAGGATTCTAGCCAGTGCCTCAATCCCTAGATTCAAAATCAAACACGACTTTGGTTTGTGACAGGGTTGAGAGGGTTTTGGCCGTGTGTTGATTTGTTGAACTGTTTAGctgtgacctctaacctctggttGTTGGCTGAAGGCCTCCACAGGAACATGATGACCAGAAGGATGGTGGAGAAGAGGAACCGCCAGAAGGCATCTTCTATCCACAGCTCCTTCCAGTCCTagagagataagcagagagagtgaataagagagagataggaagagaaagaggatcTTCCGAATGCCAAATACCAGTTCACTAGAGGTCAACTGTGTGTATGTACGCTAGCCTCTCGGATTTGCCATCAACTCGCTAAAGGGGCAGGATTTGGTCTACCAACGGGGCACAGAAAATTGGTTACATTTCCTCGCCATCAAAATGTGCAAGAAAAAATAtcctgtctagctttcatttcagTGATTGTTAGCGAGCTGGACAAAGTAGATCCATTATCCTTTCTACCCAGTTTCGATTTTAGACATTTTAAAGTATATTTAGTTTGATTACTATTTTTACTGAAGCCACACATGGGCTGGATGCGGGCCTTATGTCAGACACCCGTGGCTTATTAAGTAATGTAGTAAACAAACATGACTCACCGACTGGCACTTTGAAAACTTGAAGGTCTTTGTCGTCcagataatgaaaatgactgaGGCTGCGGAGTAAAACAGTGACAGGCCAAATATATTAGTGAATGTTTGTAATCATGGGCACACCAGGGTGTATAGTACATGATGCATGAAATGTCTCTGTTAAGTGGTTGCAGTAGCACAGCCGCAGACAGCTCCTTACCAATAACGGCGAATATGAGGGTGTTGGTAAAGTGGCGATACAAGGAGAGCTTGACCACGTTTCTTCGGAGGCGAAGGAGCTTCATGGTCTGAGCCAGGCTGATAAAGATGTGATTGGCTGTCAAGGACTCCAACATAACCCCAGGACACACCCCACTAACAAACAGCCCACCTTTGAAATACAATTCTCAACAGAAACAGTTTACCCGATAATACCAGTCTTCTTCCATTGACTGTCAACATAACCGACACAGAAGAGTTTGCCTACCTTGTCAACTGAGCTGATATACCCTAACGTAACCCCAAGCTAATCAGGTTGTAAGGGTGTAAGTGTCTGAGGGTAGTCAGCCATTATCTCATTACTCAGGAGTTGAGCTCCCCTCTGCCCTCTATAGCCAGGTTAAGCACGGCTGGAAAACCTGGTATGGTCTTAGTCATCGCTATACTAACTGGTCTTCTGGTTAACTAACTGAATCCACTAAAATACTGTTCTGTCAAACTGCAGGAGAAAATGATCGTCGGTGAGAATAAAATAATGAAGTTATTGATAGCCTTGATATAAGTGGCCCTGtaattaaaaatgtaattaatCCATGCGACTATGGCTCCCTCTGATGTCTAAATTAGTCTTCGTGAGGCGAAGCATATTTTGTGGAAATATTCCCTTCTGGGTTATTCCCTTCTTTGATACAAAGGCAGGTGAAAATAGAATAAGAAGGGTTAACACCAACTACCACCAAGGCACTGGCGTGCACAGGGATTACAAGAAGTGAGAGTGCTGGGAGAGGAAggcagagggggatggagagagttgTGCAGAGGGGTACAGTACAGGATATCCACCAGCAGAGGGTAGTGTCGAGCACAGCCAAAGGAATAGCAGCCAGCAGCACCAGATCATCTTCAGCCTAAAAGGGACAGGGAGAGGAACGGAAACACACAGCGGGGCAGCAGAAAAGGAGGGAGTGGCAGAGGGAGGGATCACCGTCACATACTCTTCAGGCAGCCATGCAGATAGATAAACACCAAAAGGTGTAGAACCAAACTGCCGCTCGAAGAGGGTTGGAATAAAACTGTTTGATCAATTATGAGAGACACTGGTAAAAGGGAGGAGGATATCAGAGTAAGCTTTAGAAACACAACTCAATACAAGcatgcccagagagagagagaaacaacaacaaaaaaagagtcTGAAAAAAAGAGCTCTTAATACTGACAGACTAACTACATACAGTGACTACtagactaactagctgactggcaGACAGGCAAGACTGACGGCCTCCGGTAATGGCTGACCACTCCAAAAGGATATCCACCACACAACACACGAGTCAGTGAACGCCAGAACAATGTCACACAGTAGTCTGCTACTACCCCCTTGACCCTGTGAGAAAGACAGGCAAACACTGACAGTGGAATGACAGTACTACTACACACACAAGATTCCTGGCATCCTTTGACCAAAGATGAAGATATTCAACAAAGGGCACCATGGCATTGTTTGGTTTAGCTCCATATCGAAAACTTACCAACGTGGTTGAAGAGTCTAGTTACAGATAGTGCAGGTGGACTATATATTTTGGGGGAATACTGGAGATAGCATGTTGATCAgaaaggagagagaccagacttaCCGAATTGACCCTCAGGATTCCCTCGACAACAGAGAATATAAGGTAGAGCAGTCCCACCCCAACCACCCTGTGTAATAATGCACCAAGCCTTGgcctagggagagagaaagagagagagagagagagacaggcaggcaggcagagagagagagacagacatagacagcaagagagaaagagagagagggagagaattggCAATAGAGTTTAACACTCTCCATTGTCTTCTTGACCTGTTATGAAGGGACAGACTCACTTGACAATTCCATAACCAAGACTGGCGATGATGACGAGCACACGGGCCAGGGTCCTCTTCACTGCTGATAGGACCTCCGCAAACACTACTGCCCCCTGGACTGTTGGGAAGACACAGAACACAAATAATGCTTATTAACAGAGTACAACAGCACTTTTAGCACCGCACTAGGATCTACTGCGTCTTACCCAATTCCAACCATGCCCACCAGGAGGATTTAGCTAGAAAAGCATAGATGTGTGCTTAGGTGTGTCCATGAAAAATGTGCACTTAAACCACACGTAGACTCCCTTAAAAGGCCCAGTACAGACAAAtatgtttccccccccccctgcccgTACAGAAAAACCACATTAATTTCACATGATCAcgtgtgaagtgttccaaaaacacttttttccacatgtgaaatcatgtgggtTTTTCTGTACGGGTGTGTGTCTCCGCCTCCTGACCTGAGAGGCCGTCGTAGCGGATGCTCTGGAACTCGGCGTAGTACACGGCCTTCTCCAGCATGCCCAGGAAGATGACCCCGCCGATCCAGAACTGAATCCTGAGCAGCTCTCTCCAGTAGCAGGCTGACAGGCCCAACCACAGAAGGCCCAGCAACACATAGATGACACACATCACCATGTAGAACTGCAAAAGGGACAGTTAGTTGAGCTGGCAAGGAAATAGAGTCTGTATTGTCTGATAAGCTATGTCCTACAGGCACACAGCTTAGATGCTATGTGTATGTATCATACTACATGTAATGAAGCTGTAATGTAGAGTGTTTTCCATGTAGACAACTTATCATGGCAGAATTGACTTACGATCATAAGAGGCCATTCCGAAGCTGAGATGTAGTCATGGGGTCCTTTCATACTGACTTGCACTGCAGGGGGTGAAGAACATAACAGGGATATTAGCCTATTAGCGAATGTAGTTTTAATGTATTGGACTCAGGATTCATGCGAGTGGTGGAGATCCTTACGTTGGACGTTGCAGTTCTGTGTTGGGACAGAGTCAGTGGCAGCGCTGCTCTTCTTGATCTCTTGGATGTGGACGATGAACATGTAAGGGCCATCATCCCAGGTCTGGGCCACTGCATCAAAGTGCTGGGATGCAAACTGCTGAGGGCCCAAAAAAGTgacttttttttgttgcactgAATGCTTGTTTTAACTAATTAAATAACAAAATaatatgatctacatgatcagtctctgtgtgtaaaataaaaaaaaaggggttaatgtgaacctaactcacagctaaaaaatgtaaagaaagcaatccaatgCTCTCTGCTGCCTAAACTTTACTGCaaacaatacactaatattgcagttagccatgacagcctttataatagaacgcttgtgaccacacacataaatattgcacttgggggaaaaaaatatcttaaagtagaaatagaatg
Encoded proteins:
- the LOC139383164 gene encoding transmembrane protein 87A-like isoform X2, producing the protein MASAMKTGLLTWDLTKVLFLFICIHFTRPLNAVSEPGKWTLTANSETTKRQSFFLFTKTMFNNTSIQLKWLTEHCDPPVKLNISWYLRSSRCFDEVFSLDPLKAGSYFRTTDVKQEGGSGFYVFHQYPVIECKQTMTHIELSLNKFEEPTRLTEPVHEQPVTDKDQAIKKRSNEDPKEALAEKNAPVKAETTVATGKAPAPAAKKEVFASQHFDAVAQTWDDGPYMFIVHIQEIKKSSAATDSVPTQNCNVQLQVSMKGPHDYISASEWPLMIFYMVMCVIYVLLGLLWLGLSACYWRELLRIQFWIGGVIFLGMLEKAVYYAEFQSIRYDGLSVQGAVVFAEVLSAVKRTLARVLVIIASLGYGIVKPRLGALLHRVVGVGLLYLIFSVVEGILRVNSGQGGSSRLLCDIVLAFTDSCVVWWIFISLAQTMKLLRLRRNVVKLSLYRHFTNTLIFAVIASVIFIIWTTKTFKFSKCQSDWKELWIEDAFWRFLFSTILLVIMFLWRPSANNQRYAFSPLVDDESDDEEKEQLMNDTFEGVKMRGLKSEANGTAKPNKVDEDLKWVEENIPSSMSDVALPPLLDSDEETITTKFEMSKME
- the LOC139383164 gene encoding transmembrane protein 87A-like isoform X4, translated to MASAMKTGLLTWDLTKVLFLFICIHFTRPLNAVSEPGKWTLTANSETTKRQSFFLFTKTMFNNTSIQLKWLTEHCDPPVKLNISWYLRSSRCFDEVFSLDPLKAGSYFRTTDVKQEGGSGFYVFHQYPVIECKQTMTHIELSLNKFEEPTRLTEPVHEQPVTDKDQAIKKRSNEDPKEALAEKNAPVKAETTVATGKAPAPAAKKEVFASQHFDAVAQTWDDGPYMFIVHIQEIKKSSAATDSVPTQNCNVQLQVSMKGPHDYISASEWPLMIFYMVMCVIYVLLGLLWLGLSACYWRELLRIQFWIGGVIFLGMLEKAVYYAEFQSIRYDGLSVQGAVVFAEVLSAVKRTLARVLVIIASLGYGIVKPRLGALLHRVVGVGLLYLIFSVVEGILRVNSAEDDLVLLAAIPLAVLDTTLCWWIFISLAQTMKLLRLRRNVVKLSLYRHFTNTLIFAVIASVIFIIWTTKTFKFSKCQSDWKELWIEDAFWRFLFSTILLVIMFLWRPSANNQRYAFSPLVDDESDDEEKEQLMNDTFEGVKMRGLKSEANGTAKPNKVDEDLKWVEENIPSSMSDVALPPLLDSDEETITTKFEMSKME
- the LOC139383164 gene encoding transmembrane protein 87A-like isoform X3; translated protein: MASAMKTGLLTWDLTKVLFLFICIHFTRPLNAVSEPGKWTLTANSETTKRQSFFLFTKTMFNNTSIQLKWLTEHCDPPVKLNISWYLRSSRCFDEVFSLDPLKAGSYFRTTDVKQEGGSGFYVFHQYPVIECKQTMTHIELSLNKFEEPTRLTEPVHEQPVTDKDQAIKKRSNEDPKEALAEKNAPVKAETTVATGKAPAPAAKKEVQFASQHFDAVAQTWDDGPYMFIVHIQEIKKSSAATDSVPTQNCNVQLQVSMKGPHDYISASEWPLMIFYMVMCVIYVLLGLLWLGLSACYWRELLRIQFWIGGVIFLGMLEKAVYYAEFQSIRYDGLSVQGAVVFAEVLSAVKRTLARVLVIIASLGYGIVKPRLGALLHRVVGVGLLYLIFSVVEGILRVNSAEDDLVLLAAIPLAVLDTTLCWWIFISLAQTMKLLRLRRNVVKLSLYRHFTNTLIFAVIASVIFIIWTTKTFKFSKCQSDWKELWIEDAFWRFLFSTILLVIMFLWRPSANNQRYAFSPLVDDESDDEEKEQLMNDTFEGVKMRGLKSEANGTAKPNKVDEDLKWVEENIPSSMSDVALPPLLDSDEETITTKFEMSKME
- the LOC139383164 gene encoding transmembrane protein 87A-like isoform X1 is translated as MASAMKTGLLTWDLTKVLFLFICIHFTRPLNAVSEPGKWTLTANSETTKRQSFFLFTKTMFNNTSIQLKWLTEHCDPPVKLNISWYLRSSRCFDEVFSLDPLKAGSYFRTTDVKQEGGSGFYVFHQYPVIECKQTMTHIELSLNKFEEPTRLTEPVHEQPVTDKDQAIKKRSNEDPKEALAEKNAPVKAETTVATGKAPAPAAKKEVQFASQHFDAVAQTWDDGPYMFIVHIQEIKKSSAATDSVPTQNCNVQLQVSMKGPHDYISASEWPLMIFYMVMCVIYVLLGLLWLGLSACYWRELLRIQFWIGGVIFLGMLEKAVYYAEFQSIRYDGLSVQGAVVFAEVLSAVKRTLARVLVIIASLGYGIVKPRLGALLHRVVGVGLLYLIFSVVEGILRVNSGQGGSSRLLCDIVLAFTDSCVVWWIFISLAQTMKLLRLRRNVVKLSLYRHFTNTLIFAVIASVIFIIWTTKTFKFSKCQSDWKELWIEDAFWRFLFSTILLVIMFLWRPSANNQRYAFSPLVDDESDDEEKEQLMNDTFEGVKMRGLKSEANGTAKPNKVDEDLKWVEENIPSSMSDVALPPLLDSDEETITTKFEMSKME